From the Temnothorax longispinosus isolate EJ_2023e chromosome 6, Tlon_JGU_v1, whole genome shotgun sequence genome, one window contains:
- the LOC139815301 gene encoding uncharacterized protein isoform X2 yields the protein MYTGRLEVTLDNVYSVLLATHLLHMPGALEQCRAALLRLRAPPSLPTPPMPTSVSTTTGSTAGSILRPIPSRLVVGPPLCWPPTTPLAYPPAAPAPTAMSHLPPSMQPLMQPTIPPGISVIAPREKQEQCTHYSAGKVSKSPRSSPSTAHHKRPRLNSNRSRTPEIVSTVSTLPFVAAAAAAFTAFAVTSSTASSATRAPSPSRSISPAPSSVSRTHSPMHHNSDRSTERETQRGEEVEDRSARSSNDQPRKPCVITSADSRASNRNRGSNDSNDNENTAVISEHDRARSSRRRARVSGAKEASSTSTVFSVVYDIACCDGPVRFHRVLNENYSATSHGPHGAPTRPPRSCQLPEGEDPSSENDENGGPATRGADHARSPNNDSSNDGSNNSNNGGCYTCDYCKHTFKSQYCYRKHAKRHLLPTRINEATGSSDDGGGGGRESVNHGSRQDAARGNRREVRLLDLNVQYYPCKICGCKFPSYYFVHKHRKLCHANDEERQSTTDGANASSRDADASSTQDAS from the exons ATGTACACCGGACGGTTGGAGGTGACGCTGGACAACGTTTACAGCGTGCTGCTGGCGACGCATTTGTTGCACATGCCGGGTGCATTGGAGCAGTGCAGGGCCGCACTGCTGAGGCTGAGGGCACCGCCGTCTTTGCCGACGCCGCCGATGCCGACGTCTGTGTCGACGACGACCGGGTCGACCGCCGGCAGCATCCTACGACCTATACCGAGCAGGCTGGTAGTAGGCCCACCGCTCTGCTGGCCCCCGACGACCCCGCTCGCGTACCCACCGGCCGCGCCGGCACCGACTGCCATGTCGCATCTGCCGCCATCGATGCAACCGTTGATGCAACCGACCATACCACCCGGAATCAGCGTTATCGCGCCCAGAGAGAAGCAGGAGCAGTGCACGCATTACAG CGCTGGCAAGGTGTCGAAGTCGCCGCGGTCCTCGCCGTCCACGGCGCACCACAAACGTCCGAGATTGAACTCCAACAGATCGAGAACACCGGAGATCGTGTCTACCGTGTCCACCCTGCCGTTCgtggccgcggccgcggccgcgttCACCGCGTTTGCCGTGACCAGCAGCACGGCGAGTTCTGCGACGAGAgcaccgtcgccgtcgcgctCGATCTCGCCGGCTCCGTCCTCCGTTTCGCGGACGCACTCGCCCATGCACCATAACAGCGACAGATCGACAGAACGTGAGACTCAACGAGGAGAAGAGGTCGAGGATCGTTCCGCTAGATCATCTAACGATCAACCACGCAAACCGTGTGTAATAACATCCGCCGACAGCAGAGCATCAAATCGCAACCGCGGTAGCAACGACAGCAATGATAACGAGAATACGGCCGTGATATCGGAGCATGATCGAGCACGTTCGTCTCGTCGCCGAGCCCGAGTCTCGGGCGCGAAGGAGGCTTCCAGTACGAGTACCGTCTTTTCCGTGGTATACGACATCGCGTGCTGCGACGGACCGGTGCGTTTTCACCGTGTTTTGAACGAGAATTATTCGGCGACGTCGCACGGACCACACGGTGCGCCGACACGTCCGCCGAGGAGTTGCCAGCTGCCGGAGGGCGAGGATCCGTCGAGCGAGAACGACGAGAACGGCGGACCGGCGACGCGAGGAGCTGACCACGCGCGTAGCCCCAACAATGACTCGAGCAACGACggcagcaacaacagcaacaacgGCGGCTGCTACACCTGCGACTACTGCAAACACACCTTCAAGTCGCAGTACTGCTACAGGAAGCACGCCAAACGGCATTTGTTGCCGACGAGGATCAACGAGGCGACTGGCAGCAGCGACGATGGCGGAGGCGGCGGCAGGGAGAGCGTTAATCACGGGTCGCGACAAGATGCCGCACGCGGAAATAGACGGGAGGTCAGATTGCTGGATCTAAACGTGCAGTACTATCCCTGCAAGATCTGCGGCTGCAAGTTCCCCAGTTACTATTTCGTGCACAAACACCGGAAACTCTGCCACGCGAATGACGAGGAGAGACAAAGCACCACGGATGGAGCGAATGCGTCGAGTCGTGACGCGGACGCGTCATCCACCCAGGATGCTTCGTGA
- the LOC139815301 gene encoding uncharacterized protein isoform X1: MYGLYRAWFGGGVTGTSYPCLQDTFSPPDTVVRVGNEGEHQFVAHKGVLAAHSGYLKALLASAATTTATTSSTNSPFDPACATVAVTATNEQSQRPVTSVSVSSIGGEAFAPLLNYMYTGRLEVTLDNVYSVLLATHLLHMPGALEQCRAALLRLRAPPSLPTPPMPTSVSTTTGSTAGSILRPIPSRLVVGPPLCWPPTTPLAYPPAAPAPTAMSHLPPSMQPLMQPTIPPGISVIAPREKQEQCTHYSAGKVSKSPRSSPSTAHHKRPRLNSNRSRTPEIVSTVSTLPFVAAAAAAFTAFAVTSSTASSATRAPSPSRSISPAPSSVSRTHSPMHHNSDRSTERETQRGEEVEDRSARSSNDQPRKPCVITSADSRASNRNRGSNDSNDNENTAVISEHDRARSSRRRARVSGAKEASSTSTVFSVVYDIACCDGPVRFHRVLNENYSATSHGPHGAPTRPPRSCQLPEGEDPSSENDENGGPATRGADHARSPNNDSSNDGSNNSNNGGCYTCDYCKHTFKSQYCYRKHAKRHLLPTRINEATGSSDDGGGGGRESVNHGSRQDAARGNRREVRLLDLNVQYYPCKICGCKFPSYYFVHKHRKLCHANDEERQSTTDGANASSRDADASSTQDAS; the protein is encoded by the exons ATGTATGGTTTATACAGAGCGTGGTTCGGTGGCGGTGTCACCGGCACCAGCTACCCCTGTCTTCAGGACACGTTCTCGCCGCCCGACACGGTGGTGCGAGTCGGTAACGAGGGCGAGCACCAATTTGTCGCGCACAAGGGTGTCCTCGCGGCTCACAGTGGATACCTGAAGGCCCTGCTTGCGagcgcggcgacgacgacggcgacgacgtcgTCGACGAACTCACCCTTCGACCCTGCCTGCGCGACCGTCGCCGTCACGGCGACCAACGAACAGTCGCAGCGACCGGTCACCTCCGTGTCGGTCTCGTCCATCG GTGGAGAAGCGTTCGCGCCGTTGCTCAACTATATGTACACCGGACGGTTGGAGGTGACGCTGGACAACGTTTACAGCGTGCTGCTGGCGACGCATTTGTTGCACATGCCGGGTGCATTGGAGCAGTGCAGGGCCGCACTGCTGAGGCTGAGGGCACCGCCGTCTTTGCCGACGCCGCCGATGCCGACGTCTGTGTCGACGACGACCGGGTCGACCGCCGGCAGCATCCTACGACCTATACCGAGCAGGCTGGTAGTAGGCCCACCGCTCTGCTGGCCCCCGACGACCCCGCTCGCGTACCCACCGGCCGCGCCGGCACCGACTGCCATGTCGCATCTGCCGCCATCGATGCAACCGTTGATGCAACCGACCATACCACCCGGAATCAGCGTTATCGCGCCCAGAGAGAAGCAGGAGCAGTGCACGCATTACAG CGCTGGCAAGGTGTCGAAGTCGCCGCGGTCCTCGCCGTCCACGGCGCACCACAAACGTCCGAGATTGAACTCCAACAGATCGAGAACACCGGAGATCGTGTCTACCGTGTCCACCCTGCCGTTCgtggccgcggccgcggccgcgttCACCGCGTTTGCCGTGACCAGCAGCACGGCGAGTTCTGCGACGAGAgcaccgtcgccgtcgcgctCGATCTCGCCGGCTCCGTCCTCCGTTTCGCGGACGCACTCGCCCATGCACCATAACAGCGACAGATCGACAGAACGTGAGACTCAACGAGGAGAAGAGGTCGAGGATCGTTCCGCTAGATCATCTAACGATCAACCACGCAAACCGTGTGTAATAACATCCGCCGACAGCAGAGCATCAAATCGCAACCGCGGTAGCAACGACAGCAATGATAACGAGAATACGGCCGTGATATCGGAGCATGATCGAGCACGTTCGTCTCGTCGCCGAGCCCGAGTCTCGGGCGCGAAGGAGGCTTCCAGTACGAGTACCGTCTTTTCCGTGGTATACGACATCGCGTGCTGCGACGGACCGGTGCGTTTTCACCGTGTTTTGAACGAGAATTATTCGGCGACGTCGCACGGACCACACGGTGCGCCGACACGTCCGCCGAGGAGTTGCCAGCTGCCGGAGGGCGAGGATCCGTCGAGCGAGAACGACGAGAACGGCGGACCGGCGACGCGAGGAGCTGACCACGCGCGTAGCCCCAACAATGACTCGAGCAACGACggcagcaacaacagcaacaacgGCGGCTGCTACACCTGCGACTACTGCAAACACACCTTCAAGTCGCAGTACTGCTACAGGAAGCACGCCAAACGGCATTTGTTGCCGACGAGGATCAACGAGGCGACTGGCAGCAGCGACGATGGCGGAGGCGGCGGCAGGGAGAGCGTTAATCACGGGTCGCGACAAGATGCCGCACGCGGAAATAGACGGGAGGTCAGATTGCTGGATCTAAACGTGCAGTACTATCCCTGCAAGATCTGCGGCTGCAAGTTCCCCAGTTACTATTTCGTGCACAAACACCGGAAACTCTGCCACGCGAATGACGAGGAGAGACAAAGCACCACGGATGGAGCGAATGCGTCGAGTCGTGACGCGGACGCGTCATCCACCCAGGATGCTTCGTGA